GAAAACCTGACTATTTCTCAGCCGGCGCTGTCCACCACCTCCAGGCCCGCCGCTGAATTGAACGTATGAATGGCCGCGAAGCGCGAGGTGATTGGCGCCGCGATGGGCAGAACCGGCCCCAGGCGCACGTCGTCAGCATCAAGCTGCAGGATTTCCCTTAGGCCCAGTCCGCCGCCATAGCGCTTGGTTCCATCCTGCACCTTGAGCCAGAACCGCCCGTCCTGAGACAGAATCGTGCCACCCGGACGAGCTCCGGAACGGTCGATGGCGATCGGATTGAGCCGGTGCGGGGTGTAGGGACCACGCAGGTCTGCTGCGGAATACACGACCATAGTATCCGAAGCGCTGCCGGGACCGACACGCATAGTAGCAAAGAGATAGAACAGCCCATCCCGCCTGATCAGGGTGGCGTCGTTGATGTCCACGCCTTCGAGCAGGACTGTGTCCACTACCCAACGCTCGGGAAAGGTCTCCGCACGATAGAGCACCAGTCGTTTGGCACCACCGCTTTCGGGAAGCATGAATATCTCCCCGGCATGGGCGATCACCTGTGGATAGGAGAGATGGTAGGCCTCCTCAAGTACGATCCGGGGGCGGCCGAAATGCCCGGCTGGCTCCAGCATGCTGACTGAGACCACGCCCCGCCCCAGCGCGTAAGGAAATTCCTCGACGAAAAGGAAGGTTTGGCCGTCATGTGCAAAGAGAAATGGGTCGGCGTAAAAGCGCTCACCATCGTCCGGTAGGACTGTAAACACTGCGGGCCCCAGGTCTGCTTGCTCGGGCGTGAAGCCAGCAGCCTGCCGATAGCCGACCTGCCAGTAGAAGGGCCGGCGGCGGCCGAGCCTGGCGCTGGCCTGACGAAAGGCAGCTCTCGCTGCGTGCGGCAGATAATGACGAAGAAAGCCGTGGCGTGGGGGCGGCGTGTCCGCAATCGCTACGGGGGAGAGCTTGCCAGCGAAATACCGATGGGTCGCCTGTTCAAGCAAGGCGGCTGCACCCGCTAACAGCTCATCGGCTGCACGTGAGAGCCAGAGCATATTCGAAATCATCGGGGTTGCGGATGCGACGGCTGCGCCGCCACGCCAGACCACCAGTTCGGGCAGGTCTCCACTGGCAAACATTTCCGCAAAGCCGGCGCTGACGCTACTTTGGCCGGCAATCGTCAGGCTCAGAGTCCTGCGGTCCTGGCGCGCAACTCTGCCCGTCAGATCGATGACCAGGTCGGCATCTGCACTGGACGTTGTGTCGGCCACCGACGCCCGGCTGGCAAGGCACGGCCCGAAGCGCTTCGCCTCAAGCGAAAGGATGCGGTTGAACACGGAAGCTCGGTGCGCGCCATTCTCGCCTTCGCATAAATCCGCCTGATACCCTTGGGCGCGCAGCCGGTTGCGCAGGAGCAAGGTCCAGTTCTCATAGTAAAACTTCGGAATGATTATTAAAATTTTGCTCAAATTTTAAGTATTAACCGCCGCTTGCCATGACAATGTCTTCGGTGCCTAAGAATTTGGGCTGTAGATATTAACCATTCGTTAATATTTCATCCTGCCCAGAGATTTAGGGAGCTATATCTCCGCTGCGCGCTGCTGAAGGGCAGGGCATCGTCGCGCGGCGGAACAGTTCATGAATCACATCACAACACAGCGTCGAGAGCGTAAGAAACTGCTGGTCGTGTTCGGCACGCGACCTGAGGCACTCAAGTGCTTTCCGGTGGTACGGGAGGCCCTTGCGCATCGGGACTTTCTGACAAAAGTCTGTGTCACGGCCCAGCATCGGGAAATGGTGGACCAGGTGGTTGCGCTGACCGGCATGCCCGTGCACTACGATCTCGACATCATGCAGCCCGGCCAGTCCCTGTTCGACGTCACCACAAGGGTGCTCCGGGGCATGGAAGCCATCCTGGACGATGCCAGGCCCGATATTGTCATGGTGCAGGGCGACACAACCACCGCAATGGCCGCATCTCTGGCCGCGTTCTATAAGCGCATTCCGGTTGCCCATGTCGAAGCGGGACTGCGCAGCCACAATATCGATTCTCCGTTCCCCGAAGAATTGAACCGCCACATCACGGGCAATATCGCGACCTGGCATTTTGCGCCGACCGAACAAGCCAGGAGCAACCTGCTGGCTGAGGGGAAGGATGCCAGCCGCATTTTCGTGACGGGAAACACCGTCATCGACACATTGCTGTATTTCTCGGGGAAGCTGGATACCGATCAGGCCTTGAGTGCTGCGCTGGCATCGGGTTTCCCCTTTCTCGATCCGGCTAAAAAGCTGATCCTGGTCACCAGCCATCGCCGCGAAAACCAGAATGGCGGGCTCCAGAGAATCTGCGCTGCGCTCAAGACACTGGCGGCCCGCGGTGACGTTCAGATCGTCTACCCCGTGCATCCCAGCCCTGCCGTTCGCACGACCGTGGAAGCGGAACTGAGCCAGGTGCCGAACATTTTCCTGATCGAACCGCAGGACTATCTGCCGTTCCTCTACCTGCAGAAGCAGAGCTACCTGGTCCTGACCGATAGCGGTGGCGTGCAGGAGGAAGCCCCATCGCTGGGCAAGCCGGTGCTGGTGATGCGCGACAATACGGAACGTCCCGAAGGGGTCGCTGCCGGCACTGCCCGCCTGGTCGGAACAGATACCGACGCTCTGGTCGCCCATTGCAGCGCTTTGCTGAACGACCCGGCGAGCTATCAGAGCATGGCCCAGCGCCGCAATCCTTATGGCGACGGTCTGGCAAGCGCCCGCATTGTCGAGGAGTTAACTGAAAATGTCTGAGATTCGGACTGTTTCCGTCATCGGCATGGGCTATATCGGCCTGCCGACCTGCGCCATATTTGCCAAGGCTGGGCTGGACGTTTTCGGGGTGGATACAAATCCCGCCGTTGTGAGCAAGGTCAATCAGGGCGAGATACATATTGTCGAACCCGACCTGGCGGGCCTGATCAGTCATGTCGTCTCTACCGGTCGCTTGAAGGCGTTTGAGACGCCGCAGACGGCAGATGCCCATGTCATCGCCGTGCCCACGCCCTTTACCAGCGACCACAAGCCAGACGTCAGCTATGTGATGATGGCAGCAGCGGCGATTGCGCCGGTGCTCAAGCGTGGCGATCTGGTCGTGCTCGAATCGACCTCGCCGGTCGGCACCACGCGCCAGATGGCCGACGTTCTGGCCGAGCTTCGCCCCGATCTAAATTTCCCGCATCTGCAGCCCGATGACGCCGACGTGTTCATCGCCTATTCGCCAGAGCGTGTTTTGCCGGGAAGGGTTCTTACCGAACTGGTCGATAATGACCGCTCAATCGGCGGGCTGTCACGGGCGTCATCGCAGCGGGCGGTGGAGCTCTATTCCACCTTCGTCGCCGGCGACCTCTACATTACGACTGCGGAAAGCGCCGAGATGGTCAAGCTCACGGAAAATGCCTTCCGTGACGTGAACATTGCCTTTGCCAATGAACTTTCGGCGGTCTGCCAGCATCTGGGCCTTAACGTGTGGGAAGTCATCGAACTGGCCAACCGGCATCCGCGCGTCAACATTCTCAATCCAGGCCCGGGTGTGGGTGGACACTGCATCGCTGTGGATCCTTACTTCATCATCGATGCCGCGCCTGAGCAGACGCCAATGATGCAGGCCGCGCGAAAGATCAATTCAGGCCGGCCACATGGGGTGATGCACGAGGTCGAGGCGCTTCTCGAACCGGGGCGCCGCCACACGATCGCGTGCCTGGGTCTGAGCTTCAAGTCCAATATTGACGACATGCGGGAAAGTCCCGCCGTCGAAGTCGTCAAGCTCATCTCGGAACTGCCAGATGCGACGGTGCTTGCCGCCGAGCCGCATGCGCAGGGCCTGCCCTCCGAACTCGAAGGGCGCGGCATCATCTTTATGGATGCCCTGTCGGCCATCAGCAATGCCGATATCGTCCTTCTACTGGTCGATCACCGCCAGTTCAGCTTCATCGATCCCGAAGCGCTCAAGGACAAGAAACTGATCGATACCAGGGGATTGTGGACCTGGCGCAAGTCCAAACGCACCGATAGCCGCATCGAAGGGCGCAACAGTACGCTCCGCCCGCGTCGGCGGAGCACGGACAGGGCCGCCTGATCATGAGTACAAACTGGCAAGCCCATCCGCTGCTTCTGGCGCGACGCCGTACCTTCCTTGGCGCGCCTATCCACGATCTGAGCATGGACGAAACGCTCGATCTGGCAATAGAGGCCATGCAGTCGAAACGGCCCATGCTGCACACGGTGATCAACGTCGCCAAACTCGTCAACATGGGCAAGAATGCCGAACTCCGCGCCGATGTTGCATCGGCCGACGTCATCAATTTTGATGGCATGGGCGTGCTCTGGGGCGCCAGGCTGCTTGGCGTGCCCGCCCAGGAACGGGTTCCTGGCGTCGACCTGATGAGCAATCTCCTCGCCCGTTGCGAGAAGCAGAACTTTCGCCCCTATCTTTTCGGCGCTGAGCGCCATGTGCTTGAGGCCATGGTCGTGGAACTGCGTCGGCGTCACCCCGGGTTGAGCATTGCCGGCATGCGCGATGGCTATTTCAAACCGGATGAAGAGCCCGCAATTGTCGAGGCAATCAATGCGTCCAAGGCCGATTGTCTTTTTGTCGCCCTGCCCACCCCGCATAAGGAGCGCTTCCTCAAACGGCACCGCGAGGCACTGACCCCGAGTTTTGTTATGGGGGTCGGCGGCAGTTTCGACGTTTACGGCAACAAGGTTCGCCGCGCGCCCAAATTCATGCAGGCGATGGGGCTCGAATGGCTTTTCCGCACCATGCAGGAGCCCAGGCGGCTCTGGCGCCGCTACTATGAAACCAATACCGCCTATGTGGTACTGCTTTGGCACGCCTATATGGATCGTCGCTCCGGGTTCTGAACGGGAAGTACCCCATTCCGACAATCAGCCTGGAAGCCGCCGCAAATTGTGCGCGCCGACAACTCTCCACTGACCGAGATTGCACCTAACCTATTGATTCAGTTCCATGACCGCCGCTATGCGATCAGTTGGCAGAAACCGGCAAAATTCGAACGTCTGCCCCCCAGATTCGCAGTCTGGCGCGAGCCATTGAAATATACAGACTTTTTCAGCCCGCACCGAGGGCGAGCCAAATAAGCCGGGCGGGGCCAGTCATAGAAATCGAGCGGTGTGCCCACCTGTTCGATGACGCCGTCACGCATGAAAAGCCTGCTTGTGTGAGGCTCTGTGTGCGACTTCCAGCACACGAAAAATCGTGTGCCGTTTTCTACTTGCCTTTGAAGGCTACGGAGATTTTGGCTGGGGAACCTGGATTCGAACCAAGATTGACGGAGTCAGAGTCCGCTGTTCTACCGTTGAACTATTCCCCAGCAAGGGACCGGGCATTGCCCGTCGGTTTGGCGCGGAGCGGTAACGCGTCCGGCGCGGGCACTGCATAGACAATGCGGATTGAGATTGCAAGCGCATCTGACATGCCGCCCACGCGCCACGGCAGCATTGCGCTTGCCGCCCCCTTGCACTACCGTCATCGGCGACACGCAATGAACAGTGCGCTCGGGCGCCGCCGGCTTGGCCGGTTCCGGCGACCGCGCACGACAGGAGACTTCTGTGACCGATTCCGATCGGTCCGCTGCCGGGCTTTCCTCGCTTGACGAGCCGGCAATCCGTGCCCCGTCCGTTCCTGGACTGGCGGGGAGGGCAGGGGGCAATGCCCCCATGCCTGCAGCGGACAAGCGGACGCCAGCCGCCCCGAATCCGCGCAAACATCGCGGCCCCATCTATGCCGCGCTCGACCTGGGCACCAATAATTGCCGCCTGCTGATCGCCCGCCCGCATGATCATGGCTTCCGCGTACTCGATGGCTTTACCCGCATCGTCCGCCTGGGCGAGGGCGTTTCCGTCACCGGGCGGCTGAGCGATGCGGCCATGGAACGCACCATGGAAGCCCTGCGCCAATGCCGCAACAAGCTGCGCGAGCACCAGCCCGCCCGCATGCGGCTGATCGCCACCGAGGCCTGCCGCGCCGCCGAGAACGGCCCGGCCTTTCTCGCCCGCGTCAAGGACGAGCTGGGGCTCGAGCTCGAAATCGTCGATCGCCGCACCGAGGCCGAACTGGCCGTTACCGGCTGTGCCGACCTCATCGAGGGCGCCGCCGCGGGCGCCTTGATGTTCGATATCGGCGGCGGTTCGTCCGAACTGGCCTGGCTCGATTTTCGCGGCGGCCGCCCCAGGGCGCAGGGCCGCATGTCCGCCTCGATCCGTTCCTGGCAATCGCTGCCGGTGGGCGTCGTCTCCATTGCCGAGAAATTCGGCGGCGTCGATGTCACCCCTGATGTCTTCGAGGCCATGGTGCTCCATGTGTCCGAGCATCTGCGCCAGTTCCGCGGCCGCGAAAAGCTGCGCCAGATGATCGCCACCCATCCGGTGCATCTCATCGGGACGTCGGGCACGGTGACCACGCTGGCCGGGCTCCATCTGGGGCTGGAGCGCTATGAGCGGCAGAAGGTCGATGGCCTCTGGATGAAGCGCAGCGATGTCGACGACACGCTCAAGGTGCTGCTGTCCATGCCGTTCGACCGTCGGGTGTCCCATCCCTGCATCGGCCGCGACCGTGCCGATCTCGTGCTGCCCGGCTGCGCCATTTTCGAAGCCATTAGGCGCGAATGGCCTACCGAGCGCGTGCGCGTCGCCGATCGCGGCCTGCGCGAAGGCATCCTGATTTCCCTGATGGACGCTGACCGCACCCAAAGTCGCGCGTCGCGCTATGTCCGGAGGAATGGCAATGGTGGATAAGGCTCTCGGTACGGGCGGCCGCAAGTCCGACAAGGATCTCAAGATCCGCGTGAAATCGGCCAAGGGCCGCAAGGTCAGCTCCACCAAGTGGCTGGAGCGCCAGCTCAACGATCCCTATGTGGCGCGCGCGCGCGCCGAGGGCTATCGCTCCCGTGCCGCCTTCAAGATTCGCGAGATGGACGAGAAGCACAAGCTCTTCCGCAAGGGCATGCGCGTGGTCGATCTGGGCGCCGCCCCCGGCGGCTGGTCGCAGGTGGCAGCCAAGGCTACCGGCTCCACGCCGGCCAATCCGCTGATCGTAGGCATCGACTATCTCGAAATGGACCCGATTCCCGGCGTCATCCTGCTGCAGAAGGATTTCACCGACGACGATGCGCCCGCCATGCTCATCGAGGCCATGGGCGGCAAGAAAGCCGACCTTGTCATGAGCGACATGGCCTGGCCCACCACCGGCCATCGTCCCACCGATCACCTGCGCATCGTCCAGCTCATCGAGATCGCCGCGGCTTTCGCGCTCGACGTGCTGGCGCCCAACGGTACCTTCGTCGCCAAGGTGTTTCAGGGCGGCACCGAGCATGAACTGCTGCATATGCTCAAGCGCCATTTCAAGACCACCATGCACGCCAAGCCGCCATCCAGCCGGCAGGATTCGGCCGAGGCCTACCTCATTGCCAAGGGCTTCAAGGGCAGTAACGACACTGTGCCAGGCGAAGGCGAATACGACCGCTAAGGCACTTCATCCCCCTGGGAGATGAAAGTGCCGGCCTTCAATGGGGATGCGGCGCCTTCGTCAGCTCGTGCCCGGCATTCTTCGGCAGCCGCATGAACATGACAGTGGAAATCGCGCAGATCGCGCCGACCACGAAGAATGCGGCGTGGAAGTCCGACAGCAGCAATGTGCCGTCGCCGCGGAAGACCTGCGTCGCCTCCAGCACGCCCCCGCCCACGGCGATGCCCATGGCCATTGTCAGTTGCGAACTCACCTGACTGATCACATTGGCCTGGCCGGCATCCTTGTCGTCGATATCGGCGAAGACGAATACGCTTGAGCCGGTCCAGAAGGTGGAGTTCCAGAACCCGGTGAAGACCAGGATGCTGATGATCAGCGGCACCGGCGTTTCGGGCGTATAGAGCCCCATCACCACGATGCCGAGTGCCGAAATGGCGGTCGAGATGATCAGCGACAGCTTGAAGCCGAGTTCCTTGAAGATCCAGTCGGCGAAGAACTTGGCGATGATGGCGCCCACCGCCCCGGCAAAGGTCACCATGCCGGATTCGAACGGCGTCATGCCGAAGATCAGTTGCAGCATCAGCGGAAACAGGAACGGTGTCGCCCCCTGTCCCAGCCGGAAGGCCGAGCCGGCCACGATGGCGCTGCGGAAATAGGGAAAGCGGAACAGCCGCACATCGAGCAGCGGATAGTCCGTGCGCAGGGCATGGCGCACATAGATCGCGCCGATTCCGATGCCGACCACGGTGGCGATGACCCCGATGACAGGCGGCAGCGCCGGCAGGCTGATCACCGACGTGCCGAAGGCGAAGAGCGCAAAGGCGGTGCCCGCCAGCACGAAGCCGCCCATGTCGATCCGCCGCGGCGCGTTGCGCTGCGTATCGGGCATATACCGCCCCACCAGCAGCACGCCGACAATGCCGATCGGCACGTTGATGAGGAAAATCCAGTGCCAGCTCAGGAAGGTGGTGAGAAAGCCGCCGAAGGGCGGCCCCATGATCGGGCCGATCAGCCCCGGAATGGTCAGCCAGGCCATGGCATTGACCAATTGGTGGCGCGGCGTCGCCCGCACCAGCACCAGCCGCGCCACCGGCGTCATCATCGCCCCGCCCATGCCCTGGAGGAAGCGGGCGACCACGAAAGCCAGCAGCGAGCCGGAAACCGCGCAGGCCACCGAGCCGACCATGAACACGATCATGGCGACGCGGAACACGTTGCGCGCCCCGAATCGGTCGGCCATCCAGCTCGAAACGGGAATGAAGATGGCGAGCGCCACCAGATAGGCGGTCAGCGCCAGCTTCAGCGAGATCGGATCGGTGCCGATATCCTCGGCAATGGCCGCCAGCGATGTGGCGATGACCGTCGCATCCATGTTTTCCATGAACAGCGCGGTCGCCAGAATGAGGGGCAGGATGCGTGACACGGCGTCTTGCCGGGAAATTCCCGGTCACTCCTTCTCGATAGCGGTGTTCCGGTGGCCCGAAACATTGCTGCCGGCATCGGCTGGCAGCCGGAAATAGATGAAGCCCGCAAAGGCGCTGAGCCCGCCGACCACGAAAAACGCGATCTGGAAATCGAACAGCGTCAGTTCCCCGCCATGGGTCCGCGTGCTGATCTCGAGGATGGCGCCGGCCACCGCCACGCCGAAGGCCACGCTGAGCTGCTGGGCCACCGCCACGATGGCCGTGGCCTGGCTGGCCTCTTCGTCGTCCACATCGGCATAGCCCAGGGCGTTGGAGCCGGTGAAGAACACCGACCGCAAGATGCCGCCCGCCAGCAATATGGCCATGATGACCGGCGTCGGCGTGTCGATATTGAACAGCCCCTGCGCGGCGATCAGCAGCCCGCCGAACAGCGATGCGAAGCCCAGCACGCGCGGAAAACCGAAGCGGGCATAGACCCGCTCGGCGATGAACTTGCTCATGATCGCGCCGATGGCCGAGACGAAGGTAATGGCGCCGGACTGGAACGGATTGAGCCCGAAGCCGAGCTGCAGCATGAGCGGCAGCAGGAACGGCACTGCGCCCACCCCGATGCGGAAGAACGAACCGCCGGTAATCGAGGAGCGGAACAGCCGATGCCGCAGCAAGGCAGGGTCGAGCAGCGGAAACTTGGTGCGCCGCGCATGCAGCAGGTAGAGAATGCCCGCCGTGACGCCGATCGCGATGGTCATATAGCCATAGATGATCGGCAGCGCCGGCAGGCTCACCACCGACAGGCCGAACACGCAGCCGGCAAAGGCCATGCCCGCCAGCACGAAGCCGACCGTATCGACCGGCCGCGGATTGCGCTGATCGGGCACGTTGAGGAACATGCCGGCCAGGATGATGCCGGCAATGCCGATCGGGATGTTGATCCAGAAAATCCAGTGCCAGCTCAGATAGGTCGTCAGGAACCCGCCGATCAGCGGACCGGTCAGCGGGCCCAGCAGCCCGGGAACGGTGAGCCAGGCCATGGCCGAGACCAGTTCGTTTCGCGGCGTCGAGCGCACCAGCAGCAGGCGCCCCACCGGCGTCATCATCGAGCTGCCGATGCCCTGGAAGAAGCGCGACATCACGAAGGTTTCGAGCGAGAACGAGAACGAGCAGGCCAGCGAGCCCAGCATGAACACGAAAATGGCCAGCCGGAAAATGTTCTTGGCCCCGAACCTATCGGCCATCCACCCGCTGATCGGAATGAAGATGGCCAAAGCCACGAAATAGGCCGTCAGCGCCAGCTTGAGCGCGATCGGATCGGTGCCGATATCGGTCGCGATCGCCGGCAGCGACGTGGCGATGACGGTCGAATCCATCTGTTCCATGAACAGGGCGACCGCCAGGATGAGGGGTGTGACGCGGATCACGGGGATGGGTCCGGGGAGGAATCGAGGCGACGACAGGCGACGCTGGCAGTATGGACGCCGCCACCGCCGCTGAAAAGGTCCAAACCTGATCTTGTATGGTAGATTTATGCGTTATCGACACGCCTTTAGTCCAACAGGCCGCCCCTCTGGCGCAGCGCGCCGCCCCGGCACGGACAGCAACGCTGCCATGCGCGTCACTCCCGCCCTTTCCAAACTGTCAACCCGGTGCTATTGACCCTCGCCAACCTGAGCCTGCGAGTCCTTTTCGCCCCGGCTCGTACTCCAACATTTCTGATTGCATCAGAAGGCAGGAAAGGTCTGGCCTTGGCGAAGATTATTACTACCGCAACCGGCGATTACGCCCTGACCTTCGACGACGTGCTGCTGCAGCCGGCGCGCTCCGATGTCCTGCCCACCGAAACCGACATTTCCACCTATGTCACCAAGGACATAGCGCTCAATCTTCCCATCCTCAGTTCGGCCATGGACACCGTCACCGAAAGCGGCATGGCCATCGCCATGGCCCAGGCCGGCGGCATGGGCGTCATCCACAAGAACCTCACCGCCGCCGAGCAGGCCGAGCAGGTCCGCCAGGTCAAGAGCTTCGAGTCGGGCATGGTGGTGAACCCCATCACCATCGGCCCCGATGCCACCCTGGCCGACGCGCTGGCCCTGATGCAGGCCAATCGCATTTCCGGCATTCCGGTCGTCGAGAATGGCGGCAAGGGCGGCCGCGCCACCGGCAAGCTGGTCGGCATCCTCACCAACCGCGACGTGCGCTTCGCCTCCCATCCGGCCCAGCCCATCCGCGAGCTGATGACCCACGAAAACCTGGTCACCGTGCGCGATGGCGTCTCCAAGGACGAAGCCAAGGTGCTGCTGCACAAGCACCGCATCGAAAAACTGCTGGTCATCGATGCCGATGGCCGCTGCACCGGGCTCATCACCGTCAAGGATATCGAAAAGGCCCAGCTTAATCCCAACGCGGTCAAGGATGTCCAGGGGCGCCTGCGCGTCGCTGCCGCCTCCACGGTCGGCGATCAGGGCTTCGAGCGCTCGCTGGCCCTCATCGATGCCGGCGTCGACCTGCTGGTCATCGACACCGCCCATGGCCACTCCGTGCGCGTCGCAGAGGCCGTCGAACGCGTCAAGCGCGAGAGCAATTCCACCCGCATCGTCGCCGGCAATGTCGCCACGGC
This sequence is a window from Devosia ginsengisoli. Protein-coding genes within it:
- a CDS encoding glucosamine inositolphosphorylceramide transferase family protein yields the protein MLLRNRLRAQGYQADLCEGENGAHRASVFNRILSLEAKRFGPCLASRASVADTTSSADADLVIDLTGRVARQDRRTLSLTIAGQSSVSAGFAEMFASGDLPELVVWRGGAAVASATPMISNMLWLSRAADELLAGAAALLEQATHRYFAGKLSPVAIADTPPPRHGFLRHYLPHAARAAFRQASARLGRRRPFYWQVGYRQAAGFTPEQADLGPAVFTVLPDDGERFYADPFLFAHDGQTFLFVEEFPYALGRGVVSVSMLEPAGHFGRPRIVLEEAYHLSYPQVIAHAGEIFMLPESGGAKRLVLYRAETFPERWVVDTVLLEGVDINDATLIRRDGLFYLFATMRVGPGSASDTMVVYSAADLRGPYTPHRLNPIAIDRSGARPGGTILSQDGRFWLKVQDGTKRYGGGLGLREILQLDADDVRLGPVLPIAAPITSRFAAIHTFNSAAGLEVVDSAG
- the wecB gene encoding non-hydrolyzing UDP-N-acetylglucosamine 2-epimerase, which encodes MNHITTQRRERKKLLVVFGTRPEALKCFPVVREALAHRDFLTKVCVTAQHREMVDQVVALTGMPVHYDLDIMQPGQSLFDVTTRVLRGMEAILDDARPDIVMVQGDTTTAMAASLAAFYKRIPVAHVEAGLRSHNIDSPFPEELNRHITGNIATWHFAPTEQARSNLLAEGKDASRIFVTGNTVIDTLLYFSGKLDTDQALSAALASGFPFLDPAKKLILVTSHRRENQNGGLQRICAALKTLAARGDVQIVYPVHPSPAVRTTVEAELSQVPNIFLIEPQDYLPFLYLQKQSYLVLTDSGGVQEEAPSLGKPVLVMRDNTERPEGVAAGTARLVGTDTDALVAHCSALLNDPASYQSMAQRRNPYGDGLASARIVEELTENV
- the wecC gene encoding UDP-N-acetyl-D-mannosamine dehydrogenase, which produces MSEIRTVSVIGMGYIGLPTCAIFAKAGLDVFGVDTNPAVVSKVNQGEIHIVEPDLAGLISHVVSTGRLKAFETPQTADAHVIAVPTPFTSDHKPDVSYVMMAAAAIAPVLKRGDLVVLESTSPVGTTRQMADVLAELRPDLNFPHLQPDDADVFIAYSPERVLPGRVLTELVDNDRSIGGLSRASSQRAVELYSTFVAGDLYITTAESAEMVKLTENAFRDVNIAFANELSAVCQHLGLNVWEVIELANRHPRVNILNPGPGVGGHCIAVDPYFIIDAAPEQTPMMQAARKINSGRPHGVMHEVEALLEPGRRHTIACLGLSFKSNIDDMRESPAVEVVKLISELPDATVLAAEPHAQGLPSELEGRGIIFMDALSAISNADIVLLLVDHRQFSFIDPEALKDKKLIDTRGLWTWRKSKRTDSRIEGRNSTLRPRRRSTDRAA
- a CDS encoding WecB/TagA/CpsF family glycosyltransferase, producing MSTNWQAHPLLLARRRTFLGAPIHDLSMDETLDLAIEAMQSKRPMLHTVINVAKLVNMGKNAELRADVASADVINFDGMGVLWGARLLGVPAQERVPGVDLMSNLLARCEKQNFRPYLFGAERHVLEAMVVELRRRHPGLSIAGMRDGYFKPDEEPAIVEAINASKADCLFVALPTPHKERFLKRHREALTPSFVMGVGGSFDVYGNKVRRAPKFMQAMGLEWLFRTMQEPRRLWRRYYETNTAYVVLLWHAYMDRRSGF
- a CDS encoding Ppx/GppA phosphatase family protein; translated protein: MTDSDRSAAGLSSLDEPAIRAPSVPGLAGRAGGNAPMPAADKRTPAAPNPRKHRGPIYAALDLGTNNCRLLIARPHDHGFRVLDGFTRIVRLGEGVSVTGRLSDAAMERTMEALRQCRNKLREHQPARMRLIATEACRAAENGPAFLARVKDELGLELEIVDRRTEAELAVTGCADLIEGAAAGALMFDIGGGSSELAWLDFRGGRPRAQGRMSASIRSWQSLPVGVVSIAEKFGGVDVTPDVFEAMVLHVSEHLRQFRGREKLRQMIATHPVHLIGTSGTVTTLAGLHLGLERYERQKVDGLWMKRSDVDDTLKVLLSMPFDRRVSHPCIGRDRADLVLPGCAIFEAIRREWPTERVRVADRGLREGILISLMDADRTQSRASRYVRRNGNGG
- a CDS encoding RlmE family RNA methyltransferase → MVDKALGTGGRKSDKDLKIRVKSAKGRKVSSTKWLERQLNDPYVARARAEGYRSRAAFKIREMDEKHKLFRKGMRVVDLGAAPGGWSQVAAKATGSTPANPLIVGIDYLEMDPIPGVILLQKDFTDDDAPAMLIEAMGGKKADLVMSDMAWPTTGHRPTDHLRIVQLIEIAAAFALDVLAPNGTFVAKVFQGGTEHELLHMLKRHFKTTMHAKPPSSRQDSAEAYLIAKGFKGSNDTVPGEGEYDR
- a CDS encoding MDR family MFS transporter, translated to MSRILPLILATALFMENMDATVIATSLAAIAEDIGTDPISLKLALTAYLVALAIFIPVSSWMADRFGARNVFRVAMIVFMVGSVACAVSGSLLAFVVARFLQGMGGAMMTPVARLVLVRATPRHQLVNAMAWLTIPGLIGPIMGPPFGGFLTTFLSWHWIFLINVPIGIVGVLLVGRYMPDTQRNAPRRIDMGGFVLAGTAFALFAFGTSVISLPALPPVIGVIATVVGIGIGAIYVRHALRTDYPLLDVRLFRFPYFRSAIVAGSAFRLGQGATPFLFPLMLQLIFGMTPFESGMVTFAGAVGAIIAKFFADWIFKELGFKLSLIISTAISALGIVVMGLYTPETPVPLIISILVFTGFWNSTFWTGSSVFVFADIDDKDAGQANVISQVSSQLTMAMGIAVGGGVLEATQVFRGDGTLLLSDFHAAFFVVGAICAISTVMFMRLPKNAGHELTKAPHPH
- a CDS encoding MFS transporter, with product MEQMDSTVIATSLPAIATDIGTDPIALKLALTAYFVALAIFIPISGWMADRFGAKNIFRLAIFVFMLGSLACSFSFSLETFVMSRFFQGIGSSMMTPVGRLLLVRSTPRNELVSAMAWLTVPGLLGPLTGPLIGGFLTTYLSWHWIFWINIPIGIAGIILAGMFLNVPDQRNPRPVDTVGFVLAGMAFAGCVFGLSVVSLPALPIIYGYMTIAIGVTAGILYLLHARRTKFPLLDPALLRHRLFRSSITGGSFFRIGVGAVPFLLPLMLQLGFGLNPFQSGAITFVSAIGAIMSKFIAERVYARFGFPRVLGFASLFGGLLIAAQGLFNIDTPTPVIMAILLAGGILRSVFFTGSNALGYADVDDEEASQATAIVAVAQQLSVAFGVAVAGAILEISTRTHGGELTLFDFQIAFFVVGGLSAFAGFIYFRLPADAGSNVSGHRNTAIEKE
- the guaB gene encoding IMP dehydrogenase, encoding MAKIITTATGDYALTFDDVLLQPARSDVLPTETDISTYVTKDIALNLPILSSAMDTVTESGMAIAMAQAGGMGVIHKNLTAAEQAEQVRQVKSFESGMVVNPITIGPDATLADALALMQANRISGIPVVENGGKGGRATGKLVGILTNRDVRFASHPAQPIRELMTHENLVTVRDGVSKDEAKVLLHKHRIEKLLVIDADGRCTGLITVKDIEKAQLNPNAVKDVQGRLRVAAASTVGDQGFERSLALIDAGVDLLVIDTAHGHSVRVAEAVERVKRESNSTRIVAGNVATAEATRALIDAGADSVKVGIGPGSICTTRIVAGVGVPQLAAVMACAEEGAKHGVPVIADGGIKFSGDMAKALAGGASCVMVGSLLAGTDESPGEVYLYQGRSYKSYRGMGSVGAMGSGSADRYFQQDVRDQMKLVPEGIEGQVPYKGAAGAVLHQLAGGLRASMGYTGAHNLRDFRENSVFVKISGAALSESHVHDVTITREAPNYRSGR